Below is a window of Mus caroli chromosome 2, CAROLI_EIJ_v1.1, whole genome shotgun sequence DNA.
TTGGAGCAGGGCAGTGTGACGAGCCACCTGGTGTAGGAGAGCCTCACTCCGGCTCTGCCAGGCCTTCACCTCTGCCACGAGGTTGTCCAGGATGGCTGTGGTGGTACTTGGGGTGCATGAGGTCTCCAGGGACACCAGCCTTTGTTCCAGCACTGCTAGTTCTGAATGAACAAGCGGCCGCGCTGATCTGTCTGGTACGGCACTCTCGGGGCTTAGCTCTCCGGTCAGAGTTGCCAGCCGCTCCTCTAGGCTCTGAACTCGCTGTTCCAGCGTGGACCCGAAGCCACCGACATCCCAGCCCCCCACCTCCATTCTCAGACAGCAGCCCCTTGCTCCATTCTCTGTCCCATTGATAGTCTCAAGGCCTTCAAGCAGCCCGTCCACACCTCCCTGAAGCATAGCTGCAGAGAGGCGCGCAAGCTCATCCACGGCCAGGGTGCCCGGGCCGCCTTGGGTCTCAGTGACAGCCTGCAGGTTCCTCTCAAGGCTGTCCACCCGGGCACTGATCAAAGCCAGTTGGCTGCAGCAGGTGCCCCCACCAGTCAGAGTCAAGCCCTGCAGCTGAGTGCCCAGCTGGGAGAGCTCCCGACGCAAGGCCAGCTCTCGGCCATCGAGGCTCTGATGCAAGCGCTGGCTGGCCGCCTGGCCCTCCTCACATTGCTGCCGTACCTCTTGCACCCGAAGGTCACACTCGCTCTGGACACCTTGCAGCTTCTGCTCAAAGCCATCCAGCAGGCTCCCCCAGAGTCGCTGCAGCCGCTGGTCCACATATTCCTCTAGGAGCGCTAAGGAGGTCAGCGGGGATGGTGGGGCTTCCCGGAGCCGCTGCAGGTGAGCCTCATGCCCCAGGGCCAGCCCACGCACCTCATCTAACAGCTGCACCTTGGTCTGTAATGTGTTGTTCACCTCTGTGACCTTGCTCAGGATCTCACTCAGAGGAGGGATGAGTggtcttctgcctctgtcttctggggCCACAAGCCCCTCGGGGATGACCCCAAAGCCTATAGGTACGACAGGGACCCTGGAGTCACCAGTGATCCTATTGGGATTCTCGTGGCTGGCTACCAATCCACTCAGAGTGCCATATGCTTGCGACAGGCGCCGTTCTAGCTGCTCACCAAACGGCCCTTGGCCTTTTCTCcctaaggaggaagaaagacctCCAGGAGCCTTGCAGGCCTGGCCCTCCAACATGTTAACTTTATCCCTGGACAtagcccccaccaccaccacctttaaGATGGGGTCTGGGTGGGGAAGATTGGGGCTTTACAGTCATGGCTCACatgagatgcacacacacacacacaactatgagAGCTTAGTCAGTCTGCATCAgttcctccccccgccccaaccCTGCCACTAAGCCTAAGAAACCCAACCCTCCCTGGAGGATATCCATGGACAGACTCACCACGGGGGCGCGGGGCCTCTCTGCTGTAAGGAGAAGGCCTGGGACCTGGGCCCAGCTGCCCCAAGGGAATCTGAGGCTCTGGctcctggtggggtggggtggctccATAGTCTGTGAGGTGTTCAGGGCAGCTTTCCCCAGTAAGACCAGGGCAGCAGCGCCACG
It encodes the following:
- the Emilin3 gene encoding EMILIN-3 isoform X1; the protein is MGRRLSVWLCTVAALLSGAQAKGTPLLARPAQPSASRYSLYTTGWRPRLRPGPHKSLCAYVVHRNVTCVLQEGAESYVKAEYRNCGWGPNCPSTVRYRTVFRPRYKIGYKTVTDLAWRCCPGLTGESCPEHLTDYGATPPHQEPEPQIPLGQLGPGPRPSPYSREAPRPRGRKGQGPFGEQLERRLSQAYGTLSGLVASHENPNRITGDSRVPVVPIGFGVIPEGLVAPEDRGRRPLIPPLSEILSKVTEVNNTLQTKVQLLDEVRGLALGHEAHLQRLREAPPSPLTSLALLEEYVDQRLQRLWGSLLDGFEQKLQGVQSECDLRVQEVRQQCEEGQAASQRLHQSLDGRELALRRELSQLGTQLQGLTLTGGGTCCSQLALISARVDSLERNLQAVTETQGGPGTLAVDELARLSAAMLQGGVDGLLEGLETINGTENGARGCCLRMEVGGWDVGGFGSTLEQRVQSLEERLATLTGELSPESAVPDRSARPLVHSELAVLEQRLVSLETSCTPSTTTAILDNLVAEVKAWQSRSEALLHQVARHTALLQQLNGTVAEVQGQLAEGTGSSLQGEITLLKVNLNSVSKSLTGLSDSVSQYSDAFSAANTSLDERERRVEAEVHAIQEQISSQGSRLHAGHRQVLNLRGELEQLKAGMANVARGLSRCRDTAQELQHTVGHFDQRVAQVEGACERLGLLATHLNSLPTEQLRSREGLWGHIDKLNHTLAQHTQDIARLRDDLLDCRAQLAEVRPGRAD
- the Emilin3 gene encoding EMILIN-3 isoform X2, with the protein product MGRRLSVWLCTVAALLSGAQAKGTPLLARPAQPSASRYSLYTTGWRPRLRPGPHKSLCAYVVHRNVTCVLQEGAESYVKAEYRNCGWGPNCPSTVRYRTVFRPRYKIGYKTVTDLAWRCCPGLTGESCPEHLTDYGATPPHQEPEPQIPLGQLGPGPRPSPYSREAPRPRGFGVIPEGLVAPEDRGRRPLIPPLSEILSKVTEVNNTLQTKVQLLDEVRGLALGHEAHLQRLREAPPSPLTSLALLEEYVDQRLQRLWGSLLDGFEQKLQGVQSECDLRVQEVRQQCEEGQAASQRLHQSLDGRELALRRELSQLGTQLQGLTLTGGGTCCSQLALISARVDSLERNLQAVTETQGGPGTLAVDELARLSAAMLQGGVDGLLEGLETINGTENGARGCCLRMEVGGWDVGGFGSTLEQRVQSLEERLATLTGELSPESAVPDRSARPLVHSELAVLEQRLVSLETSCTPSTTTAILDNLVAEVKAWQSRSEALLHQVARHTALLQQLNGTVAEVQGQLAEGTGSSLQGEITLLKVNLNSVSKSLTGLSDSVSQYSDAFSAANTSLDERERRVEAEVHAIQEQISSQGSRLHAGHRQVLNLRGELEQLKAGMANVARGLSRCRDTAQELQHTVGHFDQRVAQVEGACERLGLLATHLNSLPTEQLRSREGLWGHIDKLNHTLAQHTQDIARLRDDLLDCRAQLAEVRPGRAD